In Methanolacinia paynteri, the following proteins share a genomic window:
- a CDS encoding sodium:solute symporter family protein — translation MSGDWLTIGVIVLYAIGLLAIGSWASKKVHSSEDYILAGRSLGFWVFTILMVASVCSGMTLVGVSGFGFASGWPGFWEELAVPLAAAFAIIVFGVKLHYIGKRSGYMTVEDYFAQRFESPKAVRGVSAVAGIIVSLIYLVGQYTAISIVLVWLFGIDHVVALLIAAIIITAYTVIGGMYAVSWTTLIQGGILIIGVLIMAPLVIISAGGLEHINTVLSSIDPNLIQPYFPSAYASYAYCTPEYLVGFVIMLTIGLACAPHVVNNVLAAKEEKFFKWSPLVAFVLYLVVISLVKISGFAVRVLVEEGKLVLPATVNAQDFAFMYGVEFASPNMLIWALFAVIVLSAVMSTTDRLMLTIGTMFSWDIYKNLLKPDASDRQVLRLSQVCVFIAAAISLVLAINPPEMLAFLIWMGIGVMLSTFAVPFIAGLYWRRATTHGALVAMIVGLIGSGIFAYWNQYVAKLPMHYSIYSLSCAAIAMIVVSLLTPKNSEEVLDITMTGPFIKPRD, via the coding sequence ATGAGCGGGGACTGGTTAACAATCGGCGTAATAGTGCTTTATGCTATAGGCCTGCTCGCAATAGGGAGCTGGGCATCTAAAAAAGTGCATTCCAGCGAGGACTACATACTTGCAGGGCGTTCCCTGGGATTCTGGGTATTTACAATCCTGATGGTCGCATCAGTATGCTCAGGAATGACTCTTGTAGGCGTCAGCGGATTCGGTTTTGCTTCAGGGTGGCCCGGATTCTGGGAAGAGCTCGCCGTTCCGCTTGCAGCAGCCTTTGCGATAATTGTCTTCGGTGTGAAACTGCACTATATCGGCAAAAGGTCAGGATATATGACCGTAGAGGATTACTTTGCCCAGAGATTCGAAAGTCCCAAGGCGGTCAGGGGAGTATCGGCAGTTGCAGGGATTATAGTCTCGCTGATATACCTCGTCGGCCAGTATACTGCAATAAGCATAGTGCTGGTCTGGCTATTCGGAATCGATCATGTCGTTGCCCTTCTAATTGCCGCCATCATCATTACGGCATATACGGTCATCGGAGGAATGTACGCAGTATCATGGACAACACTGATACAGGGTGGGATCCTTATCATCGGCGTCCTGATTATGGCACCGCTGGTCATCATTTCAGCAGGAGGGCTTGAGCATATCAATACAGTACTTTCTTCCATCGATCCCAACCTGATCCAGCCATACTTCCCGAGCGCTTATGCATCATACGCGTACTGCACACCCGAGTACCTTGTAGGCTTTGTAATCATGCTGACGATCGGACTTGCCTGTGCACCGCATGTCGTAAACAATGTTCTTGCGGCAAAGGAAGAAAAGTTCTTCAAATGGTCTCCGCTGGTTGCATTCGTTCTATATCTTGTCGTAATATCCCTGGTGAAGATCTCCGGCTTTGCTGTCCGGGTTCTGGTAGAAGAAGGGAAGCTGGTCCTGCCCGCAACCGTAAACGCCCAGGATTTCGCTTTTATGTATGGCGTCGAATTTGCGTCTCCAAACATGCTTATATGGGCGCTTTTTGCAGTGATTGTCCTCTCTGCAGTGATGTCTACAACAGACAGGCTTATGTTGACAATCGGAACCATGTTCTCATGGGATATCTATAAAAACCTGCTAAAACCCGATGCATCAGACAGGCAGGTGCTGAGATTAAGCCAGGTATGCGTCTTCATCGCTGCTGCAATATCACTGGTCCTGGCGATTAATCCGCCCGAGATGCTGGCATTCCTGATCTGGATGGGAATAGGGGTGATGCTCTCAACATTTGCCGTTCCTTTCATCGCCGGCCTGTACTGGAGGCGTGCAACGACACATGGAGCACTCGTAGCAATGATCGTGGGGCTTATCGGTTCGGGGATTTTTGCATACTGGAACCAGTACGTTGCAAAACTTCCTATGCACTACTCCATCTATTCACTCTCGTGTGCGGCCATTGCAATGATCGTGGTAAGTCTTCTCACACCGAAGAATTCGGAAGAAGTGCTCGATATCACGATGACCGGGCCGTTTATCAAACCAAGAGACTAA
- a CDS encoding DnaJ C-terminal domain-containing protein, protein VGTKVDITTIDDREVELKVPAGIQHGTALKIPGEGVRRRGRPGDLLVRVNISIPKDLGDEEKELYKRLLEIESEKKDSKKGGFFQGMMGKKKGSKK, encoded by the coding sequence CCGTGGGTACAAAAGTCGATATAACCACCATAGACGATCGCGAAGTCGAACTCAAGGTTCCTGCCGGAATTCAGCACGGAACTGCGCTAAAGATCCCGGGAGAGGGTGTAAGACGGCGCGGAAGGCCGGGAGACCTTTTGGTACGCGTCAATATTTCAATACCCAAAGACCTCGGCGACGAGGAGAAGGAGCTCTATAAGCGTCTCCTTGAGATAGAATCCGAGAAAAAGGACTCTAAAAAGGGCGGATTCTTCCAGGGTATGATGGGAAAGAAGAAAGGTTCGAAGAAGTAA
- the purH gene encoding bifunctional phosphoribosylaminoimidazolecarboxamide formyltransferase/IMP cyclohydrolase yields MKYALLSVWDKTGIVDLARTLVENDFKLLSSGGTAKELSNAGIEITEVSEYTGAPEMMDGRVKTLHPKIHGGLLGRRGIDDAVMAERGIEKIDLLVVNLYPFEDMSGKGLPLNELVEYIDIGGPAMIRAAAKNFRDVAVVTDPKDYDFIKAAVKENGLTEAERLYLARKVFARMAAYDGAISNYLYSIESEFPEVLSVQFRNGRELRYGENPHQKAAVYGESGIAGQESLQGKAMSYNNYLDTDSAVRLLREFDETAAVIVKHNNPCGVAIGNTLHEAYIRARDVDPVSAYGGIVALNREVGPDMAEEIASTFIEVVIAPSYTKEALEIMKRKENMRVLVLPPDEETQELRTIDGGALVQKTPKDITENWEVVTEREPTADEMEAMKLAMKICKHTKSNAIIFADKKSALGIGAGQMNRVNSAEIAVSKAQFSLKDSAVASDAFLPFPDTLEVAAKAGATALLQPGGSIRDKEVIEAANRLNVAMVFTGVRHFRH; encoded by the coding sequence ATGAAGTATGCACTTCTATCGGTATGGGATAAAACCGGAATTGTAGATCTTGCGAGAACTCTGGTTGAAAATGATTTCAAGCTTTTGAGTTCCGGCGGCACTGCAAAAGAGCTCTCAAATGCGGGAATTGAGATCACCGAAGTCTCGGAATATACCGGAGCCCCCGAAATGATGGACGGCAGGGTTAAGACGCTCCACCCGAAGATACATGGAGGCCTCCTGGGAAGGAGAGGAATCGATGACGCGGTTATGGCAGAGCGCGGTATCGAAAAGATAGACCTCCTTGTCGTAAATCTCTACCCGTTCGAAGATATGTCAGGCAAAGGGCTGCCTTTAAACGAACTCGTTGAATATATTGACATCGGCGGACCTGCAATGATAAGAGCTGCGGCCAAGAATTTCAGGGACGTCGCAGTGGTAACCGACCCGAAGGACTATGACTTCATAAAGGCCGCTGTTAAGGAGAACGGCCTGACAGAAGCCGAAAGGCTCTATCTTGCAAGAAAGGTCTTTGCAAGAATGGCCGCCTATGACGGTGCAATAAGCAATTACCTATATTCCATCGAATCTGAGTTTCCCGAAGTTCTTTCAGTTCAGTTCAGGAACGGAAGAGAGCTCAGGTACGGTGAAAATCCTCACCAGAAAGCAGCGGTATACGGAGAAAGCGGAATCGCGGGCCAGGAATCCCTCCAGGGCAAGGCCATGTCCTATAACAACTACCTGGACACAGACTCCGCAGTCAGGCTCCTGCGTGAATTCGATGAGACAGCCGCGGTTATCGTTAAGCACAACAATCCCTGCGGTGTTGCAATCGGCAACACGCTTCATGAGGCATACATAAGAGCAAGAGACGTCGACCCGGTGTCTGCATACGGCGGAATAGTGGCATTAAACAGGGAAGTAGGGCCGGACATGGCAGAGGAGATCGCATCAACATTCATCGAGGTCGTAATTGCACCATCCTATACCAAAGAAGCGCTCGAAATAATGAAAAGGAAAGAGAACATGCGTGTTCTTGTTCTTCCGCCCGATGAGGAGACACAGGAACTCCGGACTATAGACGGCGGCGCACTCGTCCAGAAAACCCCGAAAGACATCACTGAAAACTGGGAGGTCGTAACAGAGCGCGAACCGACAGCAGATGAGATGGAAGCAATGAAGCTTGCAATGAAGATCTGCAAACATACAAAGAGCAATGCAATTATCTTTGCAGACAAAAAATCAGCACTTGGTATCGGTGCAGGCCAGATGAACAGGGTAAATTCTGCAGAAATCGCGGTCTCGAAGGCACAATTCTCATTAAAGGATTCAGCTGTCGCATCTGACGCATTCCTTCCCTTCCCCGACACCCTGGAAGTAGCAGCAAAAGCCGGTGCCACCGCCCTCCTTCAGCCGGGAGGCTCCATACGTGATAAAGAAGTAATCGAAGCCGCAAACAGGCTTAATGTTGCAATGGTATTCACCGGAGTACGCCATTTCAGGCATTAA
- a CDS encoding PAS domain-containing protein, with translation MIILLISGYSLAFSYFCLANGITTVFMHLYYIPIVLMAYHYRKKGIFLSALLGLLYVSMVIYFLWPDIEEVLLAFERVVIFIFTASVIAWLSDKLERSRIFFKTLSEISPAGIIRTDAEGICSYVNKRFTGITGIPKEQALGEGVCGLIYTEDKEKFSSDWSACTQNGTRMNHEYRFMKPDGTTAWVLFQAGPEKNVKGNITGYIATITDLTRIKTAEMFQRTQFAFEHSPDDIYFTNRKGEVVYANISAKESFGIKTENNTDGKTVFSINPDIDPERWEEIWKIIVKDDFFKFESLHRFEDGSLHPVEISQYHFTYNGEEYSCSIARDITDRKKIETALKESEEKYRILAEASLDPIFIIDLEDTVLYANKRAAELLNSTPEKIIGRSRKDLFKTDVAESQINSLRMVAETGEPLLIETKTRYNENYFWQDHSLIPLKDETGKVYAILGLSHDITDRKNAEEALKESEEKYRTLVELAGEGIWTVDSAGITTFVNPGMAKALGYTVEEMVGSSFFNFMDEEGLEKAKLLFKNNRKGEIKKYDFEFVRSDGRKIYTIITTSPLIDSKGKFTGVLALINDITERHLAEKSLEEVNKKLNLMSNITRHDILNQITAAAGYLELMELDKVIPPGTTADKYLEKVSGIIETIKQQIQFTAYYKNLGEQRPDWFNIGRIVTETYMNNGFDNIELKNNLKNVEVLADPLFEKVIYTLFDNASVHGEKISQITFNAEETKNGLLITCEDDGIGIPDDAKEKIFRREYYKNSGLGLFLSKGILAMTGLKIRETGQSGEGARFEISVPEGKYRFTNGN, from the coding sequence TTGATAATTCTTCTCATCTCGGGATATTCACTCGCCTTTTCATATTTTTGCCTGGCAAACGGGATAACGACGGTTTTTATGCACCTGTATTATATCCCGATAGTCCTGATGGCATATCATTACAGGAAAAAAGGCATATTCCTTTCCGCTCTCCTCGGTCTGTTGTATGTGTCAATGGTCATTTACTTCCTGTGGCCTGACATTGAAGAGGTACTCCTGGCTTTCGAGCGGGTGGTAATATTTATCTTCACTGCATCTGTGATCGCCTGGCTTTCCGATAAACTCGAGAGAAGCAGAATCTTTTTTAAAACGCTCTCTGAAATATCCCCGGCAGGGATCATCAGAACGGATGCCGAAGGAATCTGTTCATATGTTAACAAGAGATTTACCGGGATAACAGGGATCCCAAAAGAACAGGCTTTGGGAGAAGGAGTCTGCGGACTCATATATACGGAGGACAAAGAGAAGTTTTCCAGCGACTGGTCCGCCTGCACGCAGAACGGCACAAGGATGAACCACGAATACAGGTTCATGAAACCCGACGGAACAACGGCATGGGTCCTTTTCCAGGCAGGTCCGGAGAAGAATGTAAAAGGCAATATAACAGGATATATCGCGACAATAACCGATCTGACCAGAATTAAAACCGCAGAAATGTTCCAAAGGACACAATTCGCATTCGAACATTCCCCGGATGACATCTATTTTACCAACAGGAAAGGAGAGGTAGTTTATGCCAACATAAGCGCCAAGGAATCTTTCGGGATAAAAACGGAGAATAATACAGATGGAAAAACAGTGTTCAGCATCAACCCGGATATTGATCCTGAAAGGTGGGAAGAGATCTGGAAAATTATTGTAAAAGACGACTTTTTTAAATTTGAATCTCTCCACAGGTTTGAGGACGGAAGTCTTCATCCTGTTGAAATCAGCCAGTACCACTTCACCTATAATGGCGAGGAATATTCCTGTTCGATTGCACGAGATATAACAGATCGCAAAAAAATCGAGACGGCCTTAAAAGAGAGCGAGGAAAAATACCGGATACTTGCCGAAGCATCCCTTGATCCGATCTTCATCATTGATCTTGAAGATACTGTTCTATATGCTAACAAAAGGGCTGCAGAGCTTCTGAACAGCACCCCAGAGAAAATCATAGGGAGATCAAGAAAGGATCTCTTCAAAACGGATGTTGCAGAAAGCCAGATAAACAGCCTGCGCATGGTGGCAGAAACGGGGGAGCCGCTTCTCATCGAGACCAAAACAAGATATAATGAGAATTATTTCTGGCAGGATCATTCGCTTATCCCGTTAAAGGATGAAACAGGGAAGGTATATGCAATACTCGGATTGTCGCATGACATAACGGATCGTAAAAATGCGGAGGAGGCACTTAAAGAGAGCGAAGAAAAATACCGCACACTCGTTGAACTTGCAGGAGAAGGGATCTGGACCGTGGATTCAGCCGGCATAACGACATTCGTCAATCCAGGCATGGCAAAAGCGCTCGGTTATACTGTTGAAGAGATGGTCGGAAGCTCATTTTTTAATTTCATGGATGAAGAAGGCCTGGAAAAAGCAAAGCTGCTATTCAAAAACAACAGGAAGGGAGAGATAAAAAAATATGATTTTGAGTTTGTACGCAGTGACGGCAGGAAGATATACACGATTATTACAACATCCCCACTCATCGATTCAAAAGGAAAATTTACCGGAGTTCTGGCTCTCATAAACGATATCACAGAGAGGCATCTTGCAGAAAAATCTCTGGAAGAGGTCAATAAAAAACTCAATCTGATGTCAAACATTACACGACACGATATCCTGAACCAGATCACAGCCGCAGCCGGGTACCTGGAGTTGATGGAACTTGATAAAGTAATCCCTCCGGGTACAACCGCTGATAAATATCTTGAGAAGGTTTCGGGAATAATCGAAACCATAAAGCAGCAGATCCAATTTACCGCATATTACAAAAATCTCGGAGAGCAGAGACCGGACTGGTTCAATATCGGCAGGATTGTTACAGAAACATACATGAATAACGGTTTTGATAATATAGAGCTCAAAAACAATCTAAAAAACGTTGAGGTGCTCGCAGATCCTCTCTTTGAAAAGGTCATATATACGCTCTTTGACAATGCATCGGTGCATGGTGAAAAAATCTCTCAGATTACATTCAATGCAGAAGAGACTAAAAACGGACTTCTAATTACATGTGAAGACGACGGAATCGGCATTCCGGATGATGCAAAGGAGAAGATCTTCAGGAGAGAATATTATAAAAATTCAGGACTCGGGCTGTTTCTCTCAAAAGGAATTCTTGCGATGACAGGACTTAAAATCAGGGAAACCGGTCAATCCGGAGAAGGTGCCAGATTTGAGATCTCTGTACCGGAGGGAAAGTACCGCTTTACTAACGGCAATTAG
- the dnaK gene encoding molecular chaperone DnaK: MASNKVLGIDLGTTNSCMSIMEGGKPVVIPNAEGARTTPSVVAFSKDGERLIGSVAKRQAVTNPDRTIISIKRDMGTDRKIKIDDKVFTPQEISAMILQKLKVDAEAYLGEEIKKAVITVPAYFNDAQRNATKDAGKIAGLEVMRIINEPTASALAYGIEKEGDATVLVFDLGGGTFDVSILTLGDGVFEVQATAGDNHLGGDDFDHLVVKYLVDEFKKQEGIDLSSDKMAMQRLRDAAENAKKELSTVQKTNINLPYITTDSSGPKFLDIDLTRAKFEQLIGDLVDRTIGPVKQALSDAKLTAKDIDHVLLVGGSTRVPLVQERIKALLAKEPDKGINPDECVAVGASIQGGVLTGEAKDVVLLDVTPLTLSIETLGGIATKLIERNTTIPTKKSQIFTTAADNQTSVEIHVVQGERAMASDNFTLGKFQLTGIPPAPRGIPQIEVTFDIDANGIINVSAKDLGTGNQQAITISGDKRLSKDEIDEMVNKAKDFEDADKKKREEIEIKNSADNSVFAAEKLLKESEDKIEAEDKGKIESALEKVKKTMEGEDIEALKKDVEELQEAVFAATTKIYQKAQAEAEAAKAGEGADAAGEDETVVDADYEVKDDEKKE, from the coding sequence ATGGCATCAAATAAAGTTCTCGGAATTGATCTTGGAACGACCAACTCATGTATGTCGATTATGGAAGGCGGAAAGCCTGTAGTCATTCCAAATGCAGAGGGCGCAAGAACGACACCTTCGGTAGTAGCCTTTTCAAAAGACGGCGAACGCCTGATCGGAAGCGTTGCAAAACGCCAGGCTGTAACAAACCCCGACAGGACAATAATCTCGATAAAGAGGGATATGGGAACCGACCGGAAGATCAAGATCGACGATAAGGTCTTTACACCCCAGGAAATCTCTGCGATGATCCTCCAGAAGCTCAAGGTCGATGCAGAGGCATACCTTGGCGAGGAGATCAAGAAGGCAGTGATCACGGTTCCTGCCTATTTCAACGATGCACAGAGGAATGCTACGAAAGACGCCGGAAAGATTGCAGGCCTCGAAGTCATGAGGATTATAAACGAGCCGACGGCCAGTGCACTTGCATACGGCATCGAGAAAGAAGGGGATGCAACCGTCCTGGTCTTTGATCTCGGTGGCGGAACTTTCGATGTATCAATACTTACACTTGGAGACGGTGTCTTCGAGGTTCAGGCAACTGCCGGAGACAACCATCTCGGAGGAGACGACTTCGATCACCTGGTTGTTAAGTATCTTGTCGATGAGTTCAAGAAGCAGGAGGGCATCGATCTCAGCTCGGACAAGATGGCGATGCAGAGGCTCCGCGACGCAGCAGAGAATGCAAAGAAAGAGCTTTCGACAGTCCAGAAAACGAATATCAACCTGCCTTACATTACAACAGATTCAAGCGGCCCGAAGTTCCTCGATATCGACCTTACAAGAGCAAAGTTCGAGCAGCTTATCGGCGACCTTGTCGACAGGACGATCGGCCCGGTCAAGCAGGCGTTAAGCGATGCAAAACTTACGGCAAAAGACATCGATCATGTCCTCCTTGTAGGCGGTTCGACGCGTGTCCCTCTTGTGCAGGAGAGGATAAAGGCGCTTCTCGCAAAGGAGCCGGACAAGGGAATAAACCCTGATGAGTGCGTGGCAGTCGGTGCATCGATCCAGGGAGGAGTCCTTACAGGCGAGGCAAAGGATGTTGTTCTTCTTGATGTCACACCACTGACGCTCTCGATCGAGACCCTCGGCGGAATCGCGACAAAACTCATCGAGAGAAATACGACAATTCCGACAAAGAAGAGCCAGATCTTCACAACCGCGGCCGACAACCAGACAAGTGTCGAGATCCACGTAGTTCAGGGAGAGCGTGCGATGGCATCCGACAACTTCACGCTCGGAAAGTTCCAGTTGACCGGAATTCCGCCTGCACCCCGCGGTATTCCCCAGATCGAGGTGACATTCGATATCGATGCAAACGGAATCATAAATGTCTCCGCAAAGGATCTCGGAACAGGAAACCAGCAGGCGATCACGATCTCGGGCGACAAGAGACTCTCCAAGGATGAGATCGATGAGATGGTAAACAAGGCGAAGGACTTCGAAGATGCCGACAAGAAGAAGCGCGAAGAGATCGAGATAAAGAACAGCGCCGACAACTCGGTCTTCGCAGCGGAAAAACTCCTTAAAGAGAGTGAGGATAAGATCGAGGCGGAAGACAAAGGAAAGATCGAGTCTGCCCTTGAAAAGGTCAAGAAGACCATGGAAGGAGAGGACATCGAGGCCCTGAAGAAGGATGTCGAAGAGCTCCAGGAGGCTGTTTTCGCCGCGACAACGAAGATCTACCAGAAGGCGCAGGCAGAGGCCGAAGCGGCCAAGGCCGGAGAAGGCGCTGATGCTGCAGGCGAGGATGAAACTGTTGTCGATGCCGATTACGAAGTAAAAGACGACGAGAAGAAGGAATAA
- a CDS encoding methyltransferase domain-containing protein, translating to MKLIFELSGEHPRIPFCEIECVGKLLECAEQVAVAECPDPDETERLAMTHVVMEYLGECNADRSSFEDLLKSLNIKSGKSFAGRVKKISGTAIPDSQLDLERCIGSHISGQVSLNSPDEEYRAVFSGERCFFGRVLYRIDRGGFAYRNPMRRAFFHPGVMMPIMARTLVNLSFAGEGDLLLDPFCGTGGILLEGQLLGCRVIGSDMDRFMLGGCRENLPSAEVLCADATNLPLPDGSVNAVATDLPYGQSVCIRAESMNKLYNDSLAEIRRVLKPGGRAVVVTHVDIREIAGRHFDIIQYHQQRVHKSLTRNIMVMK from the coding sequence ATGAAACTGATCTTTGAATTGTCCGGTGAACATCCCAGGATCCCGTTTTGCGAGATTGAGTGCGTCGGAAAACTGCTTGAATGCGCTGAACAGGTCGCGGTTGCGGAATGTCCCGATCCGGATGAGACTGAGCGCCTTGCAATGACCCATGTTGTTATGGAGTATCTCGGGGAATGCAATGCGGATCGATCTTCATTTGAAGATCTTTTAAAGAGCCTGAATATAAAATCCGGGAAGAGTTTTGCAGGACGGGTTAAGAAGATCTCCGGAACAGCTATCCCCGACTCCCAGCTCGATCTCGAACGGTGTATCGGTTCTCATATATCCGGGCAGGTATCTCTTAATTCGCCTGATGAGGAATACAGGGCGGTTTTCTCAGGTGAACGGTGCTTCTTCGGGCGGGTACTATACAGGATAGATCGCGGGGGATTTGCATACCGCAATCCTATGAGAAGGGCATTCTTTCACCCTGGTGTCATGATGCCTATTATGGCAAGGACGCTCGTCAACCTCTCTTTTGCAGGTGAAGGCGATCTGCTCCTGGATCCGTTCTGCGGGACAGGCGGTATTCTGCTTGAAGGGCAGCTCCTTGGGTGCAGGGTAATCGGGTCGGATATGGACAGGTTCATGCTTGGAGGATGCAGGGAAAACCTTCCTTCTGCAGAGGTTCTCTGTGCCGATGCGACTAATCTCCCTCTTCCGGACGGATCGGTGAATGCGGTTGCCACCGATCTCCCATACGGCCAGTCGGTCTGCATAAGAGCAGAATCCATGAATAAACTTTATAATGATTCGCTTGCAGAGATAAGGCGTGTGCTAAAGCCCGGAGGGCGGGCTGTAGTTGTAACTCACGTGGACATCCGCGAAATTGCCGGGAGGCATTTCGATATAATTCAGTATCATCAGCAGAGAGTTCATAAGAGTCTGACAAGAAACATAATGGTGATGAAATAA
- a CDS encoding nucleotide exchange factor GrpE translates to MNDEDPENRTITDSDQDSLSMEDYAVVGDYEGDETGECNDSGAAKIAELQATIDELNDRYLRFAADFENFRKRSSRETNEKVNRAIEQFASGILEVADNLERAAGSDDSSLREGLEQIQKILRKVLEQHSIRPIESVNKKFDPEKHEAIAYVPSDSEEGTVIDEVSCGYCMGDRVIRTAKVAVSKGKTEKN, encoded by the coding sequence ATGAATGATGAGGATCCAGAAAATAGAACAATCACTGATTCGGACCAGGACTCCCTTTCAATGGAAGACTATGCCGTTGTTGGGGATTATGAAGGGGACGAAACAGGGGAGTGTAACGATTCCGGGGCGGCAAAGATAGCTGAACTTCAGGCCACGATTGATGAGCTGAACGACAGGTACCTGCGCTTTGCCGCGGATTTCGAAAATTTCAGGAAAAGAAGCTCCCGTGAAACGAATGAAAAGGTGAACCGGGCAATCGAACAGTTTGCATCAGGAATACTGGAAGTTGCAGACAATCTTGAAAGAGCCGCCGGTTCTGACGATTCGTCCCTTCGCGAAGGGCTGGAACAGATTCAGAAGATCCTCAGAAAAGTTCTCGAACAACATTCAATACGTCCCATTGAGTCGGTAAACAAAAAATTCGATCCTGAAAAACACGAAGCCATCGCCTATGTCCCTTCGGACTCCGAAGAGGGTACTGTAATCGATGAAGTCTCATGCGGGTACTGCATGGGGGATCGTGTAATCAGGACTGCAAAAGTCGCAGTATCTAAAGGAAAAACTGAAAAAAATTAA
- a CDS encoding dCTP deaminase: MILSRENILKLIESGDLVLEPYSEGSQQPASYDLRAGEDYVLKKGECTLVHSMERVELPAGVAATLMCRSSFGRKGILIGGGYVDPGFRGNLTLCLVNMGPEDVPLPTGERCVQIIMHEVTEGSSTYNGRYQDSVGAVGSRI, from the coding sequence ATGATTCTTTCCAGAGAAAATATCCTGAAACTGATCGAATCGGGCGACCTCGTTCTTGAGCCCTATAGTGAAGGATCGCAGCAGCCCGCATCATACGACCTGAGAGCAGGAGAAGACTATGTCCTGAAGAAAGGCGAATGTACACTCGTCCACTCCATGGAGCGTGTGGAACTTCCTGCAGGTGTTGCGGCCACCCTTATGTGCAGGTCTTCATTCGGGAGGAAAGGAATCCTCATCGGCGGGGGATACGTAGATCCCGGTTTCCGTGGAAATCTTACATTATGCCTTGTCAATATGGGCCCTGAGGATGTACCGCTCCCGACCGGCGAAAGGTGTGTCCAGATAATCATGCATGAGGTGACCGAGGGGTCGTCGACATATAACGGACGCTACCAGGACAGTGTCGGTGCTGTTGGATCGAGGATCTGA
- a CDS encoding DnaJ domain-containing protein: MGAKNYYDVLNVSKDANEQEIKKAYRTLTKKYHPDVCKEEGAEEKFKEINEAYSVLSDSQKRAQYDHMGHETFTNASKGQYTGGGFGGAGFNADFGGFGDIFDAFFGGGAGQRRGPRGPQPGADLLMRVQVTLKDAVLGTSKDIDVMHTEACEECEGTGSSTKKTRVCPRCGGSGQERRENRTPFGSFVSMTTCSQCRGRGKIPEQTCSKCGGSGHKKVKRTITVNIPAGIESGMRLRMEGYGEAGDPGASNGDLFIEVDVLADSKFKRL; encoded by the coding sequence ATGGGTGCCAAAAACTACTATGACGTCTTGAATGTTTCGAAGGACGCAAACGAACAGGAGATAAAAAAGGCATACCGCACCCTGACGAAGAAATACCACCCGGATGTCTGCAAGGAAGAGGGCGCCGAGGAGAAATTCAAGGAGATAAACGAAGCCTACAGCGTCCTCTCCGATTCCCAGAAGCGGGCCCAGTATGATCATATGGGTCACGAGACCTTTACAAATGCCTCCAAAGGCCAGTATACAGGGGGAGGCTTTGGCGGTGCGGGTTTCAACGCCGATTTCGGCGGATTCGGGGATATATTCGATGCATTCTTCGGCGGCGGTGCGGGCCAGCGGAGAGGGCCACGCGGCCCCCAGCCGGGAGCCGATCTCCTGATGCGGGTTCAGGTCACCCTGAAAGATGCGGTCCTGGGAACATCCAAGGATATCGATGTGATGCACACCGAGGCCTGTGAGGAATGCGAAGGCACCGGAAGTTCTACTAAGAAGACCCGGGTATGCCCCCGCTGCGGGGGTTCGGGCCAGGAGAGGCGTGAGAACAGGACTCCGTTCGGTAGTTTCGTGAGCATGACCACATGTTCGCAGTGCAGGGGCCGCGGGAAGATTCCTGAGCAGACCTGTTCAAAGTGCGGTGGATCAGGGCATAAAAAGGTTAAAAGGACGATCACCGTCAATATACCTGCCGGCATCGAGTCGGGCATGCGGCTCCGCATGGAAGGGTACGGCGAGGCGGGAGATCCGGGTGCGTCAAACGGCGATCTCTTCATAGAGGTTGATGTACTGGCGGACTCCAAATTCAAACGCCTGG